Below is a genomic region from Brassica oleracea var. oleracea cultivar TO1000 chromosome C9, BOL, whole genome shotgun sequence.
CTTTCTTTTTTTCTTATTAGAGCTACCAACTCCAAAATATATTAAGGAATAGTTACGTTGAAATATTTGAAATTTACAAATAATTATAGTCTTCCTATTTTATAATAAGTGTCATTCTAGTTTTTGTTTTGCTATACAAAAAGTGTCACTTTACAATTCCAATGCAAATTTTATTTACTTTCAGCTGAAAATTAATTGCAAACTGCATTGGTTTTATAAATAATTTTATTTATCTCAAATACTATTGGTCAAAAAAATGTAATTAATAACAAGTTACATATATTTCTGCTATTTTTTTAGTCTGTGTAAAAAATGTCAAAGTGATACTTATTCAGAAATGAAAGGAGTATCAACTAGCAAATTTAGGATTATAAGCTAATATGTTTGCAACTTAAATCCATATTTTGGATACCTTAGTATCATCTCCAATAGTATACAATAAATTTCTATATATTTCATTCTAAAATAGAGTAACTCTATTATAAAGTTAGATTCACTCTATAATAAAACGAATCATTTAAGCAAATCTAATTTTATAATAGAATTATTCTATTTAAAGTGAAATATAGAGAAATTTATTGGGTACCATTTGAGATGGTTTTAATATATAAATTTTGTGTACATGAAAGATCTAAAAAAAGGACAAGTGTAGACTTTTTCTTGAACATCGGACATTGCAGACCTATATCTTCTGTACATATTAAATTTTCTTGATCATATTTTATTTTATATCGAAAAAATTAAAGAAGACTACAAAGCAAGTACATTGCTTCTCACATGGCACAAGTACAACCATCCAAATCTCCTGATAGATTTAGAGATACACAGTGATATAGATTTGATTTCTTATCATCTTTTTCCCTTCCTGCGGTCGAATCAAATTTTGTTTTTCCCTGTGTATATCAATTCTCTCATTGTACCAATGGAGAATATCTTATTGAATCGTCCTTGGTCTTCAAGAATCTCCTCGGTTCAGCATCGGTGTGGCCTTCATGTAACCCCTTGTTCTATATAGGAGGGTATAGGACTGAAATATATATTTGAATTAATGTTATCTTTACGAGTACAGTTTTTTCATTTAATAAAATATTGGGAAAAACATTTTCCCATCATAATTTTGACAAGATATGAATCATATATAAAAAATTATTATAGAAACGAGATCTCTTATAGAAAATGCTAATTAATTTTAAACTAGAAGTCCAAAAATTTTAATATAATATCATAACAGGTTTATATTCTATTCACTAAACCAAAAATTTTAATATAATATCATAACAGGTTTATATCCTTTCAGTTCAAGCGTCGCTAAGCAAACTGAGTTCGAATCGAGCTACATTCAGATATCCCAAACATGTGGTCACCGGTAATTTAACATTCATTCGTCGGAGAATGATTTACCGTTTTTTTTTGTACATAAATTTATTTATTTGCTAATTTTTATCGTACACTTGACAACTTGACAACATCTTGCTAATAAAAACAAAACAAAACAAAAAGATAAGGGTTTGAACATCTTATCTCTCTTGTCTTAACCCTTATGAAAACTCTCTACATAACTACAAGTCCACTTCTGGGCCACATCATTGTCTCCTCATTTTAGAAACTTTTTCTGTTCTTAAGCCAATTTGAGAACTCTTCAAGAGTATTCATGTCTGATCTATAATGCTTCTGTGTGAACTCAAGAAACGTAGACCACGTAAAATCAGGAAACTTTCTTTCACCAGACGTCACTCCTACTAGTTCTTTTGGTGGCTTCACCATTTTGTCTCCTTTCGGACATAGGAAGAATGCGAATGTCTTCCTTTCTCTTTCGCTGTTCACCACAGCCCGATGCAAACAACTCTTGTATATTCCATTCGTTAGAGCCTAAATATGACACCAAAAAAAACAACAAGAATGTTTAGAAGTTCTTGTCATTTGATCTAGTATAATGCATACTTGATCATATTAATAAGTACCATGAATGTGTCGCCTATGTTCACCACGAATGCTTGAGGGTCAGGAGGAATGGATTGCCATTTATTGTCCACGTAAACTTGAAGACCAGCGACTTGGTCTTGATGAAGTATGGTTAGAGACGTTGGGTCGCAGTGAGGTCCTGTCCCTAATGTAAGCTCCGGTTGGTTGCACTGTGGGTAATAATTTAACCTTAGTATGGACTCGTTGTCTTCGAAAAAGTTTCGAAAATGTCTCCTCTCGATTCCAAGACTCATTCCAAGAAGCTCCATGATCTTTAATGAGAGAATGTTCATGGCATCGGCGTATTCTTGATAGACTTTCCTGCATGAATAAAATAAACCAATTATAAGTCTCTTTTTTTGTCACTTGATAGATACGTAGGCCACACTCAAATTAATTCTTAGAAAGCTGGATATTCAGTTATTGAATAGTCAAAAGAAAGTCTCAAAAATATTTTTTAATTTGGCTTACCCGAAATTTTCATATTCATCTCCCATTTTCTTAGAAACAAAGTCTTTGACGGCTTGGGATTGGCACTTCTCCTCGGGAGAGAATTTAAACGACAGCGTTTCCTTCCAGGGGAGCTTAGAGGAGAATCTCCCTACGAAGCTACTAGCATAGCCGGAGGACTCACCCCAAGTCCTCTGAGCCTTTTGTTTCTCACAAGCCGGAGCCTTAAAGAAAGAGTCCATAAACAGATAGGCACGAGACAAGAGCGTTTCATCAACACCATGGTTAGTAACTAGGAAGAAGCCATGTTTCTTTGAAGCCTCAGAGACGAGTCTAGTAGCTTCTGAGACCAAGAACGAATCGCCGGAGAGGAAACCGGCGAGGTCTATGAGAGGGGCTTGGAGAGGTTGAACATCCGTGGAAGGTTTCTCGTGGTCGGGCCATACAAACTGTTGAGGTATGTGGTTTGATAACTGATTTAGGAGATTTGCATCGAAGATTGAAGGATCCTCTTTGGTTTTGTTATCATTGAACCTTTCAGGGAGAGTTGCGATGCATTCCATTGCCATTTATCTTTATGTGTATATAAATATATAGTAGTGGAAATGAAAGATCCTTTAAAGGTCTTTTGAGGTATATAAATAAATATAGTGGTCGTGTAACCGGAGAAGAAAAGAGTGCTATTTATAGGGGTGAGAGGAAATCTTACACCATCATTATCCACGGTTTTTTAGGGTGGAGTTCTTAGAAAAATATAAGAAACTGTTTCCTAATTTTCAACTAAAAAGTTAAGAAATTGTTTTTAAAGTAGTTTAAGAAACAGTTTCTTAACTTTTTAGTTGAAAACTAAGAAACAGTTTCTTATATTTTCCTAAGAACCCCGCCCTAAGAAACCGTGGATAATCATGCTCCGTATGGAATAGTGACGTAAGTGTTTGTGTGTTGTGTTTATTTAAAAAAAATATTTTTGGGTCAGTTTATTCTCTTTCGTAAGTTAACAATTTCGTTCTTTGAGTTCACTTTCCCTTTATTTATTTATTGTGACTGTATAAACTTTGGTTAGTTAACATCAGGTCTTATAATCCCAGAGAATTATAACTTGTTTTTGTAGCCACGCATTATCACAAAGATGATTTTTAAAAACCTTATAAAACTAAATTGGTCCATATAAATAAATATTATAGTTTTTATTAAACTAACTATCAAATTCATTAGTAGTGTACACAAAAATATTTTTTCTTTCCTTAAATAAAAACAACGGAACTACCTAATATGATTAACATATATATGGCAATTAATGATTATGAATAATACATATTTGATAATAAAATTATATCCTTCCCCTTTTTTGTTTAATTTTATATTACTAAAATAAATTAAACAATCACATTAAGTATATAATAAAAAAAATAGATTTTTTCTTATATGTTACATTTTGAAACTTTTAAAACGACTATAAATTGCTAAAAGTAGTAAAAGTTCCACATTAAAAATTTTGTGATCAATGATTTAATTTTTTTTTTGTTCAAGCAAAATATAAATGATCATAAATCATATGAATATGAAATTTCATTAATAGATATTCATATCATATATATAATAATATTATCTAAATTAAACTATATACTACATAAAAATATAAAAATATGCTAGTTTCAAAATTTTCCGTGAAAATTATTGAGATCTTAATATTTTAATTTTAAAATTTGTATTTTAAAAATCTCATATTAAATTTTTTGTGATTAACAATTTAAATTTTTGTTACAGCAAATATAAAAATGTTAATAAAATCATATGAGTACGAAGTGTCAATGATAAATATTTATATTAAAATATACTAACAAAATAAATAAAATGATTGTTTTGATTTATATACCAAAAAGGCAAAAACATGATTGTAAATTAACAAAATGTATTGGTTTTGATTTATGTGTTTACGTATATACATTTATGTATACAAATTATTTTTTAAATATGTGGTTTTCAATATGTTATTTGATCCTAACAATCTCAGAAGTACATTTTTTCAAATCTAAGTGATTTTTAATGTTGGAAGCACTATATATATATATATATATATATATATATATATATATTATTTCATTCAGATTAAATAATTTAGTTTTGATTTTTATTCCTAAAAAGCATTTAGTGGAATATCATGACAAGATTTCAATCACCTATTTTTGAGTTTGTCTGAAGAATGAGAGACTTGATCATTCGTGTAATATTTTTTTATCTCTAATACCCTATTTGACTATTATAATTGTAAGAATGAGAGATTTAAACTATTTATTATAAGTTTTATAGTTTATCATTTAATAAACTAAACATTTCTTAGTTTATACACAGTATACAATACTAGAATGGTAAAGTATTATATTCCCTCTGTTTCTGAATAAGT
It encodes:
- the LOC106313822 gene encoding gibberellin 20 oxidase 3; translated protein: MAMECIATLPERFNDNKTKEDPSIFDANLLNQLSNHIPQQFVWPDHEKPSTDVQPLQAPLIDLAGFLSGDSFLVSEATRLVSEASKKHGFFLVTNHGVDETLLSRAYLFMDSFFKAPACEKQKAQRTWGESSGYASSFVGRFSSKLPWKETLSFKFSPEEKCQSQAVKDFVSKKMGDEYENFGKVYQEYADAMNILSLKIMELLGMSLGIERRHFRNFFEDNESILRLNYYPQCNQPELTLGTGPHCDPTSLTILHQDQVAGLQVYVDNKWQSIPPDPQAFVVNIGDTFMALTNGIYKSCLHRAVVNSERERKTFAFFLCPKGDKMVKPPKELVGVTSGERKFPDFTWSTFLEFTQKHYRSDMNTLEEFSNWLKNRKSF